CACGAAATTGACGTGGGATCCCTACCCCCCTGGTGCTTTCCATTTGAGGTGATAATTCATGCATGCGAGTCACGGCGGCAGAGTGGTGCCGTTGATGCCATGCGGGCTGTGCTTGCAGAGCTCAAGAAGGAGCAGTTGGAGTTACGTGAAAGCATTGAACAGAACATTGCAGCCGCAACAGCAAATGCAGAAGAGCTGCGGGACGTCatcaaacacatgagccaGAGGTGCGCTGCTCTTCAGACGTCGTGGAAGCGCTAGGGAGTGTGTTCCTTGCGTGTGGTCATGGTTACAGGTTTAGGATGTTGAAGGGCGTTAACCAAGCGAGCGGCATTTACCGTCCCACTTCTGCTGCGTATTGGGGTGTAACTGTTGAGAAGtcaatttttttgtcttgaggCGTACCGTTGCTGTCATCTGCCCAACCCTGTTCCGGTTCCGTTACCAAGCCTGCTCCCCCCCCACAATTTCCTGCCTAATATCTTCCCTTTTAGCTTTGTTGCGCACTCTCACATCTgatgctcctttttttttcattctttgaATGATCTCCTTTCACTTCCTCCCCGCTGTGGGTGTCGGTGCTCACGTCCGAGGTATCACTAGTAGGGGGTTATAACTGACTGGTAGCAGAAGAGCGGAGTTCTACGCACGCGCGTacacacacaattttgtaTTGTTTCATACCTTATTGATAACTGACGTTATACGTACTGTTCCATTGAAGTAAATGAGCTCTGGAAGCACGAAGCTTGAAGCAATTGTTGTATGTGGACCATCCGGTGCGGGAAAGACTACGCTCCTTGAGCGTTTGATGGGCGCTTATCCGAATCGCTTTGGATTTTCCGTATCACACACGACGCGTGCTCCCCGTGAGGGTGAGGTGCACGGCCGTGAGTACTTCTTCTCGACTCGTGAGAGCATGCTCACAAtggagaaagagggaaagttcATTGAACTATGTGATGTTCACGGAAACTTGTATGGCACCAGCATTGATGCGGTTAAGGAGGTTCAAAGTACCGGCAAGGTGTGTGTCATTGACATGGACGTGAAGGGCGCGCAGAAGCTGCGAGCGAGCGGTTACTTGAAGAATgtactttatttgtttgtcacGGTGCCATCAATCGATGTTCTGCGCGCGCGAATTCAAAAGCGGGGTGCATTGAGTGAGGAAGTGCTTCAGCGGCGCATTGCAACCGCTGAGGTGGAGTTGCACTTTTTGGGGGAAAATCCtacctttttttcccacGTCATCACAAATGAGGAGTTGGAGGTATCGTACAAAAAACTGTGCGAAATCGTTGGGAGCGAGTTTCTGAAATATGGTATGGAGGGGTTAAATAAGTGATCGTGTGAGTGCCTGCGTGTGCACGCATTCGATGGCAGAGTGGTGGGACATGTTTTTCTAAAATATGCAAGTGATGCGCTGAAGAACTCTAAGGACatgggaaaaaagaattaaaaaaaaaaatactcctgttattattaattatGCTATGACATAAACAACGGCAATAATATGTCAATCTGACCCTGATCAGCTTATGGGTAATAGGAGCTGTGGGATGCGGTGTTGGGGACTAGATATCATGTGAGCCACATCGTAAGTGTGTGTTCGTGTTTAATGGATATAGAGCAAATGGAAACGTTGAACTTGGTTCAGTGCCGGTCAATGGATCTTCTGGTTAAAAGCGTTCGCACGCCCCTCCCTTGTGGTGTTGGAAAGCTTTCTTAGGGCATACGcgggtatatatatatatatcttcatTGACATGCACATACTGAAATATACATTcctatgtgtatatatatattcttctttgtgtgtgCCTTCGTATACGTGTAAACTAAGTGGTGTGTGGTGGAAACATATAGGGAGGAAACCAACGGAAATGCTTGACGTTTCCtcgcctttgtttttctttacctttccGTGCAGGTCTCGTATGACTCAAAATCTGCTTCATGTGCTTGGTACAAAACCACTACTGCCGTATTGGGTTACTCTTTGTCCACCAATCATTCaatgtacacgtggacatataatatatatatatatatatatatgctacTTCTTGTTTGGTTGCCTTGTGACTTCAAGTGGCGGGATGTATGGGGCCTTTTggcttatttatttattgaatTTGTGTGACATGTCGACGCGGTGGGTTTCCATTTCACCTCACTTCACTCCTATTTCTGTTAGCTTTTGCTTTCGCGTTGCTCTTGCGGATGGTGAGGGGGTTCAGgcaatttcttcctttctgtgGCTTCATTCCCCTCTACCCACCCCCGTTACTGTGGAGGTCAGGGCCCGTGGGTTAATGTTTTCATGTTGAAATTTCGGGAGTTTAATACGTAAGGCAGAAAAGGGTTTCGTTTTGGATGGATATCGCTTCTGCATAAAAGGATGGGCGCAAAGGCTGCTGTACAAATGAGGTTGCTGACGGTTGGTTCCTGCTTATTCTGTTTATTCGATGCATTAAAGCTCGTGAGGCAGAGTGAATGAAAATGCATTttacatcttttttttggcaTCATTTTTAGTTTCTACGGTTCTGACTTagcacttccttttttcttctcatctTTATTGATAAtgtgttacttttttttttcgtggcgGTGAAGTGCGTGAACGGGCGCTAAAGTAACCCCTAAGCTCTATCTCCACCCTAACGACACTGCAAATCCCTGGCGGccccacacatacacgcactCGCACAGGACCACCATAAGAAAAGGGTGCTTCCACCGTGCACAGCAacgttttctccctttgcaggcaagaaagaaaacatttTACACATAAACTTTCCTCAtaatttaaatattttagtTCGGGTTCGACGCttcgcccccctcccccccaaaTTCATCTGAGAGTCCGGGATGTGTTTGCAACTCACCGCTTCTGCCGGTCAAAGTGGCACTCTATTTTGTcgtcgttttccttttttattcttttacaTTCCCGCCTCCGCATACGTACAACCTCCTCAAATGCATTCTGTTGACAATTCGAACGAGCGAAGAACTTGTCTGCAACGTGTGTGGCTGGCAATAGTTGTGCAtatttgttatatatatatatatgctaaCTCGAAGAGCCGCAGCCCTCTTGGGACAAGGGAGGGAGGACGGCCAAAATAGTGCATCTTCATCACATGGTCAGCctcaacagcagcggcaaggttcttcttccccttcccttgcTCCTTCCGCGCGCCCCTTAGGGGAGTTTAATGGGGGAACGGGGTCGGATAGGGCACCACCACCGTATATTCCGCTACCAGAACCGCTATGGGAATTGAGAAGACGCTTTCCATCAGTTACACGCACGGTGCTCTTACAGTGTATACGCTGTCATCGCTGGGTTGCGCAGCCTGTTACCAAGTCGCCCCCACAGGAAAGCGAACCTGAGGTgacaaaagagggagaggtgATCAGTTCATCCATAATTAAGGCGTCAAATGCAAGTGGAGAGAATGAGTCCGGTGAGGAGCGTGACGGAGAGGAAGAGTGGCGGTCACCGCGTCTACAGCTGCATTACGATAAGGTTGTCGGATACGTTAAGGGGAACGCTGGGGAGCGTtcggggaagaaaaaggaactcTGCCCATACTTCATTCCTAACCCAGCCGTCTTTACGTGCCAATGGACTTATTGTGAGTTAGAGGACACATGGTCCGATCTGCGGGGAAAGTGGCTTGGGGAGCTATACGCTGCAATGGGAAGTGcaaaaaatgataatgaagGGGGTTCCCGCAAGAATGGCGGTGTGGGTGATCAGGAGGAACGGAAACGTCTGAATCTTCAACTATCGAGGGAACTTCATGGTCGGCGGAGCGGCCGCCTAGCAGGGGGACTGCATGGGACCGCAGGCACGAGGGGTGAGTCAACCAAAGTGCAAGAGTGCGCAACGGAGTCAACGCACAGTGGTGGGATGGCTGACCGTGTGGATAATCTTGTAAGAAGCGATGAGGCTGTTCTAGCTGCGTTTTGCTGGATTACTTGCGACAGTTGCGGGAAGCTACGGCGTGTTCATCAGCCTTTCCCCGGTGGCGCACCTTTTGTATGCTCGTTAGCGCTTAACATTGGATCCTGTAGTGTGCCGGAGATCGACGGAGTTAGCGCCATATTTGGAAGTGCGCGTGGCCACTCGGCCTTAAACAGAAAGTTGGCCTATAGAGATGGTGATGCTGCTCTGCGTGGTGCTGTGAAATCGGACGCTGCAGTTTCGCATGCTAAAGCTCGCCAAGGGACAGCTCAAAACTCTATTGGGAGTCAGGGTTGCCACCCCAACTCTTTAGAATCTTCGATTCCTCTTCTTCGCTCGCTGACGGCGGCGGTGCGAAAGAGGTCCCTAGGCGGGTTTATCAAAAATATATTAACAACGCCAGATGAAGTGCGCTCCAAGCGGGAGGAGGTCATGAAGGCCTCTCTCGATCTTGCAGGGGAGAAACCCAGTGACATCCCCAAACAGCAGTTGGAAGTGGAATCCATCGCTATGAGACCAAGCGATCCGACACTAAAGGTAGACCTTGGCGAACCACATAAGGTTAAGGTTGAGGAAGATCCCGCGGTTCAACCGAAGCAGACCggtgaaagggggaaaattaGCGCTGCCCCACCTGGAAGCGCACGTGGAGGCGCTGAGGATGCTAATATAGGCGGCGATGCCGCACCAAAATGTTCTAGACGGCTTGGGTGTCCACCCCGTCCAGTTATGCGGCCGTTGAGTAACAGCGCCGAGCGTCACGCAGCAACTGGAAACAGTGCGCAAGGAAACCTAACTACACAACCCGGTGCGGCTCCAGCAAGGATCAAGACAGAGGGCTCCATTGGCAGCGGTGTGATGGGCATTAACTCGAAACCCAATGCTAAATCAGGAACGGACACCGGTCGGACGGCGCGACCAGAAAGCGGACGAGAAGCGGGTATTGAGTCTAAGTCGAATTCCTCAGATGGACATTCCTCTTTTAGCACAGGAAATAGCGCGAGGTGTACCCGGCGGCAGCTGAAGCTGACCGAAATGCTTGCGCAAGTGGACAGTGGTAAATTGCCATCTCCCTCTAGTGCAGTGACCGGTAACGTttccaaaaacaaaaacgacaaCCGAGGCGCGGCGACCGCTAATCGTTCCCAAGCCAGTGGGCACAAAGCATCCCGCCGAACCGATAGGAACTGTTCCAAGGTTGAGGAGGCCAGTACCtctgaggatgaagaaggatATGAAGTAACCCATTGGGTCTGCTGTGACGCATGCGACAAGTGGCGTGTCCTATCAAAAAAACTTCCCCATGGGACGAAACGGTGGGAGTGCACTATGCGTGGAGACGGAACCACGTGTGACGATACCGATGACGAAGTCAAAATGAATCGTGAGGAAAAGCGTAAGAAGGCGCATAAGGAGCttaaaaggaggaggacaTAGTTGGGATTTCCATAACTCGTAGAGTACCCGACGCGTTTGAGTGTTGAGATGTCTTTTCGAGCTGCTCAATGCACATGAACTGGCTCTTTTTTGTGACGTTGGTTCTTTGAAACGCACGagcaaatgggaagaaggagcgaaaaaaaaaagaaccaacAAGTTGCTGCAGGCTTGACCGTACGAACGTGGACCCAAGGGGGGTCCCTTAATAAAgcgttgttttcctttatctttttcccccctcactGAGACATTCACCTTTGCTGCAGATTATAACGTGCCGCGCACCTTTACACTAACAGAGAGGCTGCAACACATCAGGAAGAAGATAGTGGCAGGTGGTGTCGGCCTGCTTGACCTAGCCCCGTTGTTCGTAGTGGGTAATGTATGCGTATTGGAGCGAACCGATAGCCCAGGAGGAAAATGTGTAAGAACACGCCACTGCaagtgaacaacaacaacaacatacaATCAATCCAAATGTTGTTGCTCCCACATCTGCGGTTGTGGGAGTTAAGTATTTTGTAACCATTAACACCAGCAAGTGTGTTTAGCGGTGTTCCCCACGatgtctctttctttttgtattaGTGCACGAAAACGCAAAGCGCTTCGTTTCCCATTCTTTGTCGTTTATAATCTGTCACAGAAATTGAAGAAGCGGGTTGCATTTGGTTATAGGAGCAAAATTCGGCATagtgcaacaaaaaagaggaaagttaGACCGAAAGAGTAGTAACCATACAACGTTTAGGGCTACAACAAATGGATAGCTCGCTTTGCTTCGTGTGCTCTAGGTGTGAGCACCCCATTTGCTCACACGTGGATATTATCACCAAGACTGTGAGCAACGGGACGACAGAACATGCGTTTGTTTATGAGATGGAGGACTTGCTGAACATGGACAGACCTGTTCCGTGTTACAGTGGTGATGAAATATGTGAAACTCGAGTTCACGTTTCTGAAAAAATTCTCAATGTGCCGCTGCCACCAGCCGCCAGGTTGGTGGCACTAGAGGCCTTAGCAAACTCGCAGCGAGCTCGGGCCCTTGAGGTTGTCCCATCGGGTCCTGTGACGGATGCCGATAACAGCTTGACATCTGAGGTGGGACATGTCACGACGGACAGCGGGCAAAACCCCCAAGGCAACCATGATGAGGAAGCTGACAACGTCGCTGGCAACAGTTTGGGGCAAATTTCGCGGATTGGTGGGCAGGGACGCTCATCGCCGAGTTCCCCAACCAATGGTTCCGGTGATGTGTTAACACGATCTCTTGCGCGTTTTTCCCGTACCAAGGAAACTCGTGTGGACCTCATTTGTGTAAAGGAGGATGTTCTCTCTGGCGGTCTTGCTCGATGCACCACGGATCGTAGCGCCGACACTCCTCCAGTGCCCTTAACATCATCATTGGTTTCTGACGCCCCCGGAACCGCCTCTGTCGCTGCTGGTGGCGAGGAGAGTGGGGGAGCCAGTGCTTCACTAATGCGTGGGACACAGAGTACCCTGGGAATAGTGTCGCAAACGCCGACAGCCACGCGGTGGTTACGACACCCAGGAAACCTTATTGTGGAAGAAGGCTTCGTTCAAGTCAGGCGCCGCACCAAAACGTCCCGCTGTCCGTGGTTTAACACTTATAACTGTTCGGAGCGGCTGGAATGTCCCGACTGCCACCTTGCGTTGGGatacctttttgttgttaaacCCACTACTCAAACCCATTCGCACCACGCTCCCGCTCCTGGGCCGGAACCCACTGTGATGGAGGATGCAGAGGAAGGCAGCCCTGTGGGGACGCACcggctacaacaaaaaagggagcgaAATGAGGACCAGGAGGAAGTGGTGCTGACAGTATCAGAGGAGACAACTGCTAGAGAGAACTCATCCACGCAggagcagaagcagcagtgTGAAGGGAAAGGTGCTGATGAGCCGTTCCCCACAACTTTTGTGGGTCTGGAGCTCAAGAAGATACGGCAGCGTCACTGGGGTTTGCGCGACTTCCAGAAACGATATCATCAGGCTAAAGACCTCAAAACGTTCCGACTGCTGTTTCCGGAAGCCGAGGAGTTGGAAAGTGTTTATAGTCGTCTTGTGGCTCTGCGGACGCAATCTGAGCTTTACGGCAATCTCCTGCGTAAGCACAAGGAACAGAATGATGTACAATATGCACTTATTGAGAGCCAGAAGGAACGGATAAGCAGTTATGAGGAGAAGCTTAATACTATGCAG
The genomic region above belongs to Trypanosoma brucei brucei TREU927 chromosome 10, whole genome shotgun sequence and contains:
- a CDS encoding guanylate kinase, putative, translating into MGAYPNRFGFSVSHTTRAPREGEVHGREYFFSTRESMLTMEKEGKFIELCDVHGNLYGTSIDAVKEVQSTGKVCVIDMDVKGAQKLRASGYLKNVLYLFVTVPSIDVLRARIQKRGALSEEVLQRRIATAEVELHFLGENPTFFSHVITNEELEVSYKKLCEIVGSEFLKYGMEGLNK